The genomic DNA TTCACGACGGCGGGGCAGGGGCAGTTGTCCCGGTTGTTCCCGGGATGGAAATCGTTGACGCTTGGCACCGCTACCGCATCCCCGGGCTATGACATCGGGAACGTGGAGGGATACTTCACGCGAAAAGCCGTCGGAGGGACCCTGTTCGTCCTCAAGGGAACGGTCATGAATGCCGGGAAAAGCCGCGGCGGGAAAATCCGCGTTCGGGCAATTCTCCTGGACAATCGGAACCAGCCGCTCGCGGAAACGATGGTCTACGCGGGGAACATCCTGAACGA from Candidatus Deferrimicrobiaceae bacterium includes the following:
- a CDS encoding DUF3426 domain-containing protein, which codes for FTTAGQGQLSRLFPGWKSLTLGTATASPGYDIGNVEGYFTRKAVGGTLFVLKGTVMNAGKSRGGKIRVRAILLDNRNQPLAETMVYAGNILNERLLPRMDREEIESAMASGPPSDASKNLPPGEALPFTVVFVDPPDTMVSSRVTAFDAK